A window of the Diabrotica undecimpunctata isolate CICGRU chromosome 1, icDiaUnde3, whole genome shotgun sequence genome harbors these coding sequences:
- the Prdm13 gene encoding uncharacterized protein Prdm13 isoform X2, with the protein MSIWSPTTHWIRALRLSDDCHSYNLQLKLYKSSTVKIDHNEPPKLILQAIRPIEVGQELLLWFSEDILAMLQMTFLTPANIQGQKKYVCNRCSTLYESPNPLKLHITLGCGKMSISTLWERLSNALNESRKSIEKEDTFNIQLNLKHQTIKQKSAIDLTKYAENVMPLEHRLYRPYEKEPSAFKPFRKDENSTQAFDEYSKIMDYNITPPPTVLPTCFDLRHQGYSDEAQIESLVSSLGKSRQGHICLYCGKCYSRKYGLKIHIRTHTGYKPLKCKFCNRPFGDPSNLNKHVRLHAEGNTPYRCELCGKILVRRRDLERHLKSRHMVETHPGINIIVDSTDEIKSEPSDEESKSMK; encoded by the exons ATGTCTATATGGTCACCAACAACTCATTGGATAAGAGCATTGCGTCTCTCTGATGACTGCCATAGTTATAACTTACAACTTAAACTTTACAAAAGCTCAACTGTGAAAATAGATCATAATGAACCACCAAAACTTATTTTACAAGCAATACGGCCCATCGAAGTGGGCCAAGAATTATTATTGTGGTTTTCAGAAGATATTCTGGCGATGCTGCAGATGACTTTTTTAACTCCTGCTAATATACAAG gTCAAAAAAAGTATGTTTGTAACAGATGTTCCACGCTCTACGAATCTCCAAATCCGTTAAAACTACACATTACATTAGGTTGTGGAAAAATGTCTATTTCAACGCTTTGGGAGAGACTTTCTAATGCTTTGAATGAATCCCGTAAGTCTATTGAAAAAGAAGACACCTTTAACATCCAGTTAAACCTTAAGCATCAAACTATTAAACAAAAGTCTGCCATTGACTTGACAAAATATGCAGAAAATGTGATGCCCCTGGAGCATAGACTTTACAGACCTTACGAGAAAGAGCCTAGTGCCTTTAAGCCATTTAGGAAAGACGAAAATTCCACTCAGGCTTTTGATGAGTACTCTAAG ATTATGGATTATAACATTACACCCCCACCTACAGTGCTTCCAACTTGCTTTGATTTACGGCATCAAGGATATAGTGACGAAGCTCAAATTGAAAGTCTTGTTAGCAGTTTGGGAAAGTCACGACAAGGACACATTTGTCTTTACTGTGGAAAGTGTTATTCTAGAAAATACGGATTAAAAATTCATATTAGAACTCATACTGGATACAAACCTCtaaaatgtaaattttgcaaTAGGCCCTTTGGCGATCCGAGTAATCTTAATAAACATGTGAGGCTACATGCTGAAGGAAATACGCCCTATAG gtgTGAACTCTGCGGAAAAATTTTGGTAAGAAGACGTGACTTGGAGAGGCATTTAAAATCTAGACATATGGTAGAAACACATCCTGGCATAAATATTATTGTCGATTCAACCGATGAAATTAAAAGCGAACCAAGTGACGAAGAATCGAAATCTATGAAATGA